In the genome of Candidatus Sysuiplasma jiujiangense, the window TGTCTTTCCACCAATCCTCTCCTTGATCCTCAGTGCTTCCTCCACCGCCTTTCTGTCAAAAGCGTTCATCAGGAGGGGAACACCCTCCCTTCGAATCCTCATTGTCGCAGGATCGAACTGTATTCTGTTGACATCCGGTATCTGTTTTACAAGAACGAGGACGTGCATCAGACATCAACCAGTACTTTTGAACCTTCAATTTTTACATTGAATGTCTGAAGCGGTCTTGCGTCGCCGCCATCCTCAGGACCTGCCAGCACCTCTCCGGTGGAAGGACTGTACGTGGCATAGTGGAAACCACACACTATGTTGCCGTTTTCAAATGTCCCTGTCGACAAATCATCATTTTCATGCGTGCATCTCAACGATGTGGCAAATATCTTTTCCCCGCTTCTGATAAGCAGTATTTCCTTTCCTTCGACTTCCGCCCTGAACAGGCCTGTAGCCGGCATCTCATCAATGTTTGCTGCAAATTGCCATGCCATGGCTTCATCCAATTTTAATCGAATATAAATCGTTCGACTTTTCGCTCTGCTAATGCAGAGCGCCCGTCTCCGTTTAGCGCGTCATGCATGCACAAGGAGTCTCAGGGCTTCCTCCTTTGTCTCAGGGTGTGTCTCGAAATTTCCCCTTATGGCGCTGGACACTGTTTCAGACTGGTGGGATCTGGCCCCTCTCATCTCCATGCACATGTGTCGAGCGGTTACGAGTACCATCACGCCTTTCGCGTTGAGCTTCCTTGAGAGGAAGTCTGCGAGCTCGCTGGTGAGTTTTTCCTGGACCTGCGGCCTGGATGCAAAGTACTTCACTGTGCGCGGGATCTTTGACAGGCCGACTATTCTCTCTCCAGGTATGTAAGCTATTGAAACATTGCCGAATATGGGTAGCAGGTGATGTTCGCACATCGAGTAAAAAGGTATGTCCCTGATTGCGATTATGTCGTGGTATCCAGGATTTTTGAAAGACGTCATTCTGGGCTCATTTTCATTATCCATCCCTGAAAAGAGCTCTGCATACATGCCGTAAACTCTCCGCGGCGTATTTCTGAAAACCTCTGTCTCCTCATCAACGCCTATCTCCCTGAGAATAGTCCTCACTGCCTCCTCAATTCTTGACTGCGATCTGGAACTCTTCATTTTTCTCTGGTTTGAGACATTTGCAAAATATAAATAGTTTGAGATTTAAACGAAAACCCCTCTGATAAGCACTTCCCTCGATTTCGCATAATTTATTAAGTGAATCCGCGGATAGGCGCTTTAATGAGAAATCTTTCCGGCAGGACAGCTCTGGTCACAGGAGCGGCAAGGAGAATTGGCCGACAGATATCGCTTTCTCTGGCGGATTCGGGCTGCGACGTTGTCCTGCACTACAGCCGTTCCGAGAGTGAGGCTCTGGAACTAAAGGGCGAAATTGAGCGAAAAGGACAGAGAGCATGGACAGTAGGCCAGACGTTTGATGCAATCGATTCAGCCGACACTCTCATGGCAAGCGTAAAGGAGAAGGCAGGCGACGTTGATATACTCGTAAACAGCGCATCGGTATTTCCATCCAAATTGGAGACATCGCCGGCGGTGGCCGATTTTGAATCCGTTTTGAGTGTCAATGCGCTGATACCGTGGAGGCTTTCCATTCTGTTTTCCATGCAGACGGCATCTGGAGACATAGTAAACATACTCGATTCACGTATTTCCGGTCATGACATTGGCAGGCCTGTCTATTATCTCAGCAAGCAGATGCTCCGGCACGTTACAGAAGAAACCGCATTGAGTCTTGCCCCGTCAATCAAGGTTAACGCAGTCGCACCCGGTCTGGCACTTCCTCCTCACGGCAGGGGAATCGACTATTTCGAGAAGCTGAAGGATGAAGTTCCACTGAAGACATACGGAAGTCCCGAAGATGTCGTGGATGCGGTGCTCTTTCTCATCAGGAGCTCGTTCATCACCGGTCAGATAATATATGTGGACGGGGGACAGCACCTTACTGCCAGGACCTACGGCACTGTACATTAGCCGGTTAACAGGATTGCAACTATTGTCAAACTGCCGCTGAAATAAACGCGGATGCATTCCACGAAATCCAGTCATTGATACGGCATCGGAGAGAATAAGTATGCCGGGAAACATGCTGGCACCGGCAGGGCATCGACATGCCCGTTCATCGTTTGCGCAGGGAACGCAGGCAGGAAATGATCGTGTGTTAGACGGTTTTTCGACTGCGTTTTCAGCGGAAAACGTACTGTCCGGGCAAGTGAGCTGTTTCATCTCTTAAACATGCATAATACGCTGCCTGCGTCTGCAACAAAGATGTGAGAACATGACAGACCAGATCAACTTTTCAGACGACACTGGTAAGATAGTAATTTCAGAATTGAGGCTGCGCTGTATAATTGGAATAAACGAGCATGAACGCCGCATGAAGCAGGATGTGCTCATCAATATTGAGATGTGGAGCGATTTTTCGGCTGCCATAAGGACCGATTCCATCGAGAACGCCGTCGATTACAAATCGGTGACAAAGGAGATAATCGAAAAGGTTGAATCGTCAAAGTTTTTCCTTGTTGAGTCGCTTGCATCAATGGTCGCTTCCATATGCCTTTCGCATGAACGCGTTTTAAGAGCGGTTGTTTCAGTGGACAAGCCCGGCGCGCTCCGATTCACGAGAAGCGTAGGTGTTGTCCTTTCGAGAACAAAGAACGGTTAACATGACTGACATATACGCTGCACTTGGATCAAACATCGAACCTGAAACAAATATAGTTCTTGCGGTAAAGAACCTGATGAAGGTTTTCCGGCTGCATTCAATTTCCACTGTTTACAGGACAGGTCCCCTTCGCAATATGGAACAGCCTGATTATTACAATCTCGTGC includes:
- a CDS encoding Rieske (2Fe-2S) protein, which translates into the protein MAWQFAANIDEMPATGLFRAEVEGKEILLIRSGEKIFATSLRCTHENDDLSTGTFENGNIVCGFHYATYSPSTGEVLAGPEDGGDARPLQTFNVKIEGSKVLVDV
- the folE gene encoding GTP cyclohydrolase I FolE — translated: MKSSRSQSRIEEAVRTILREIGVDEETEVFRNTPRRVYGMYAELFSGMDNENEPRMTSFKNPGYHDIIAIRDIPFYSMCEHHLLPIFGNVSIAYIPGERIVGLSKIPRTVKYFASRPQVQEKLTSELADFLSRKLNAKGVMVLVTARHMCMEMRGARSHQSETVSSAIRGNFETHPETKEEALRLLVHA
- a CDS encoding SDR family oxidoreductase; the encoded protein is MRNLSGRTALVTGAARRIGRQISLSLADSGCDVVLHYSRSESEALELKGEIERKGQRAWTVGQTFDAIDSADTLMASVKEKAGDVDILVNSASVFPSKLETSPAVADFESVLSVNALIPWRLSILFSMQTASGDIVNILDSRISGHDIGRPVYYLSKQMLRHVTEETALSLAPSIKVNAVAPGLALPPHGRGIDYFEKLKDEVPLKTYGSPEDVVDAVLFLIRSSFITGQIIYVDGGQHLTARTYGTVH
- a CDS encoding dihydroneopterin aldolase, whose translation is MTDQINFSDDTGKIVISELRLRCIIGINEHERRMKQDVLINIEMWSDFSAAIRTDSIENAVDYKSVTKEIIEKVESSKFFLVESLASMVASICLSHERVLRAVVSVDKPGALRFTRSVGVVLSRTKNG